The Streptomyces sp. NBC_01689 genome includes a window with the following:
- a CDS encoding peptidylprolyl isomerase gives MVTQEQRRRQLAREKFLRQQQRRTAARRKSHMRNTVVASVLGVVVVGAVVSYATGVFKNDDKKANAGAEVTPSAAPTSKAPDPCAKPAEGAVKSLSWKKEPAMTIDKSADYSMKMATTCGDVDIALDTAAAPHTVNSFDFLAGKGFFDHTKCHRLTTNGIYVLQCGDPKGTGSGGPGYTIPDENLKDKSLKGGVYPAGTVAMANTGQKHTGGSQFFLVYQDSQLPPSYTPFGTISKSGLAVLKKIAAAGESTGQGDGAPNATVVVNKMTVTKS, from the coding sequence GTGGTCACCCAGGAACAGCGGCGGCGTCAGCTCGCCCGGGAGAAGTTCTTGCGGCAGCAGCAGCGGCGCACGGCCGCGCGGCGCAAGTCACACATGCGGAACACGGTGGTCGCGTCGGTCCTCGGCGTGGTCGTCGTGGGCGCCGTGGTGTCCTACGCGACCGGGGTCTTCAAGAACGACGACAAGAAGGCCAACGCGGGCGCGGAGGTCACGCCGAGCGCCGCCCCGACCAGCAAGGCGCCGGATCCGTGCGCCAAGCCGGCCGAGGGCGCGGTGAAGTCGCTGAGCTGGAAGAAGGAGCCTGCGATGACCATCGACAAGTCGGCCGACTACAGCATGAAGATGGCCACGACCTGCGGGGACGTGGACATCGCGCTCGACACGGCGGCCGCTCCGCACACGGTGAACTCGTTCGACTTCCTCGCGGGCAAGGGCTTCTTCGACCACACGAAGTGCCACCGGCTCACCACGAACGGCATCTACGTGCTGCAGTGCGGTGACCCGAAGGGCACCGGCAGCGGCGGTCCCGGGTACACGATCCCGGACGAGAACCTGAAGGACAAATCCCTCAAGGGCGGCGTCTACCCGGCGGGTACGGTCGCCATGGCCAACACCGGCCAGAAGCACACCGGTGGAAGCCAGTTCTTCCTCGTGTACCAGGACAGTCAGCTGCCGCCCAGTTACACACCGTTCGGAACTATTTCCAAGTCCGGTCTCGCGGTGCTCAAGAAGATCGCCGCGGCCGGGGAGAGCACGGGCCAGGGCGACGGGGCACCGAACGCGACCGTCGTGGTCAACAAGATGACCGTGACGAAATCCTGA
- a CDS encoding RelA/SpoT family protein, producing MPDEAQPLTAAKPEPASGGTDKPATSAAPGPVEHAQSAPDDRAAEQSRPKPAAPGRPAATPAVRSAPSQSTRTGGSSNRVRARLARLGVQRSNPYNPVLEPLLRIVRSNDPKIETATLRQVEKAYQVAERWHRGQKRKSGDPYITHPLAVTTILAELGMDPATLMAGLLHDTVEDTEYGLDTLKRDFGDQVALLVDGVTKLDKVKFGEAAQAETVRKMVVAMAKDPRVLVIKLADRLHNMRTMRYLKREKQEKKARETLEIYAPLAHRLGMNTIKWELEDLAFAILYPKMYDEIVRLVAERAPKRDEYLAIVTDEVQSDLRAARIKATVTGRPKHYYSVYQKMIVRGRDFAEIYDLVGIRVLVDTVRDCYAALGTVHARWNPVPGRFKDYIAMPKFNMYQSLHTTVIGPNGKPVELQIRTFDMHRRAEYGIAAHWKYKQEPSAGASKVRTDAPKSVSKDKDAVNDMAWLRQLLDWQKETEDPSEFLESLRFDLSRNEVFVFTPKGDVIALPAGATPVDFAYAVHTEVGHRTIGARVNGRLVPLESTLDNGDLVEVFTSKAAGAGPSRDWLGFVKSPRARNKIRAWFSKERRDEAIEQGKDAIARAMRKQNLPIQRILTGDSLVTLAHEMRYPDISSLYAAIGEGHVAAQSVVQKLVQALGGEEAATEEIDESVPPARGRGRKRRSNADPGVVVKGVDDVWVKLARCCTPVPGDPIIGFVTRGSGVSVHRSDCVNVESLSREPERILDVEWAPTQSSVFLVAIQVEALDRSRLLSDVTRVLSDQHVNILSAAVQTSRDRVATSRFTFEMGDPKHLGHVLKAVRGVEGVYDVYRVTSARRP from the coding sequence TTGCCAGACGAGGCCCAGCCACTCACCGCCGCCAAGCCCGAGCCCGCCTCGGGCGGCACGGACAAGCCCGCGACGAGCGCAGCTCCCGGGCCGGTCGAGCACGCCCAGTCCGCGCCCGACGACAGGGCGGCCGAGCAGTCCCGCCCCAAGCCGGCCGCTCCCGGGCGCCCCGCGGCCACCCCGGCGGTCCGTTCGGCCCCGAGCCAGTCCACGCGCACCGGTGGCTCCTCCAACCGCGTCCGTGCTCGCCTGGCCCGCCTCGGCGTGCAGCGCTCGAACCCGTACAACCCGGTTCTGGAGCCTCTGCTGCGGATCGTGCGCAGCAACGACCCCAAGATCGAGACGGCCACGCTCCGGCAGGTCGAGAAGGCCTACCAGGTCGCCGAACGCTGGCACCGCGGCCAGAAGCGCAAGAGCGGCGACCCGTACATCACGCACCCGCTCGCCGTCACCACCATCCTGGCCGAGCTGGGCATGGACCCGGCCACCCTGATGGCCGGCCTGCTGCACGACACCGTCGAGGACACCGAGTACGGCCTGGACACCCTCAAGCGCGACTTCGGCGACCAGGTCGCCCTGCTCGTCGACGGTGTCACCAAGCTGGACAAGGTCAAGTTCGGCGAGGCCGCCCAGGCCGAGACCGTGCGCAAGATGGTCGTCGCCATGGCCAAGGACCCCCGCGTCCTGGTCATCAAGCTCGCCGACCGCCTGCACAACATGCGCACCATGCGCTATCTCAAGCGCGAGAAGCAGGAGAAGAAGGCGCGCGAGACCCTGGAGATCTACGCGCCGCTCGCCCACCGCCTGGGCATGAACACCATCAAGTGGGAGCTGGAGGACCTCGCCTTCGCGATCCTCTACCCCAAGATGTACGACGAGATCGTGCGCCTGGTCGCCGAGCGCGCCCCCAAGCGCGACGAATACCTCGCCATAGTGACCGACGAGGTCCAGTCCGACCTGCGCGCGGCCCGTATCAAGGCGACCGTCACCGGCCGCCCGAAGCACTACTACAGCGTCTACCAGAAGATGATCGTCCGCGGCCGTGACTTCGCGGAGATCTACGACCTGGTGGGCATCCGCGTCCTCGTGGACACCGTCCGCGACTGCTACGCGGCGCTCGGCACCGTGCACGCGCGATGGAACCCGGTCCCCGGCCGGTTCAAGGACTACATCGCGATGCCCAAGTTCAACATGTACCAGTCGCTGCACACGACGGTCATCGGGCCCAACGGCAAGCCGGTCGAACTCCAGATCCGTACGTTCGACATGCACCGCCGCGCCGAGTACGGCATCGCCGCGCACTGGAAGTACAAGCAGGAGCCCTCCGCCGGCGCCTCCAAGGTCCGCACGGACGCCCCGAAGAGCGTCAGCAAGGACAAGGACGCGGTCAACGACATGGCGTGGCTGCGCCAGTTGCTCGACTGGCAGAAGGAGACGGAGGACCCCAGCGAGTTCCTGGAGTCGCTGCGCTTCGACCTGTCCCGCAACGAGGTCTTCGTCTTCACGCCCAAGGGCGACGTCATAGCGCTCCCGGCGGGCGCGACCCCCGTGGACTTCGCGTACGCGGTCCACACGGAGGTCGGCCACCGCACGATAGGCGCACGGGTCAACGGACGTCTCGTCCCGCTCGAATCCACCCTGGACAACGGGGACCTGGTGGAGGTCTTCACCTCCAAGGCGGCCGGCGCCGGTCCCTCCCGTGACTGGCTCGGCTTCGTCAAGTCCCCGCGCGCCCGCAACAAGATCCGCGCCTGGTTCTCCAAGGAGCGCCGCGACGAGGCGATCGAACAGGGCAAGGACGCCATCGCCCGCGCGATGCGCAAGCAGAACCTGCCGATCCAGCGCATCCTGACCGGCGACTCCCTGGTGACGCTCGCGCACGAGATGCGCTACCCCGACATCTCGTCGCTGTACGCGGCGATCGGTGAGGGACATGTCGCCGCGCAGAGCGTCGTGCAGAAACTGGTGCAGGCCCTCGGCGGCGAGGAGGCGGCCACCGAGGAGATCGACGAGAGCGTCCCGCCGGCCCGCGGCCGCGGTCGCAAGCGGCGCTCCAACGCCGACCCGGGTGTGGTCGTCAAGGGCGTCGACGACGTGTGGGTCAAGCTCGCGCGCTGCTGCACCCCCGTTCCGGGCGACCCCATCATCGGCTTCGTCACCCGGGGCAGCGGGGTCTCGGTCCACCGCAGCGACTGCGTCAACGTGGAGTCCCTCTCGCGCGAGCCCGAGCGCATCCTCGACGTGGAGTGGGCGCCCACCCAGTCCTCGGTCTTCCTGGTCGCCATCCAGGTGGAGGCGCTGGACCGCTCCCGGCTCCTCTCCGACGTCACCCGCGTCCTGTCCGACCAGCACGTCAACATCCTGTCCGCGGCCGTCCAGACCTCCCGGGACCGCGTCGCCACCTCACGCTTCACCTTCGAGATGGGCGACCCCAAGCACCTGGGCCACGTGCTGAAGGCGGTACGCGGCGTGGAGGGCGTGTACGACGTGTACCGGGTGACTTCGGCGCGCAGGCCGTAG
- a CDS encoding DUF349 domain-containing protein translates to MSSDPWGRVDETGTVYVRTADGEQVVGSWQAGSPDEALAYFERKYEGLVVEIGLLEKRVKTTDLSAKDAQTAIDHIRAQVDAHHAVGDLDALKVRLDKLVETVDARREERKVQRAKQSDEARHSKEALVVEAEELAQSDQWRAAGERLRSLVDTWKGLPRLDRKSDDELWHRFSHARSAFSKRRKAHFASLDAQREDARKTKEKLVAEAESLSSSSDWGPTAARYRELMADWKAAGRAQREHEDDLWNRFRGAQDVFFAARGSVFAERDAEQSENLKLKEELAEEAEKLVPVQDLKAARAAFRSINERWEAIGHVPRDARPKVEGRMHAVERALQESEEAEWRRTNPEARARAEGLTGQLQAAVDKLQGQIEAARSAGNASKADKLQRELDGRQALLDQALKGLQEFGG, encoded by the coding sequence GTGAGCAGCGACCCGTGGGGCCGCGTCGACGAGACGGGGACCGTGTACGTGCGTACGGCCGACGGCGAGCAGGTCGTCGGTTCCTGGCAGGCAGGCTCCCCTGATGAGGCGCTGGCCTACTTCGAGCGCAAGTACGAAGGCCTGGTTGTGGAGATCGGCCTCCTCGAGAAGCGAGTGAAGACCACCGACCTGTCGGCGAAGGACGCCCAGACGGCCATCGACCACATCCGCGCGCAGGTGGACGCCCACCACGCCGTCGGTGATCTGGACGCGCTGAAGGTACGGCTGGACAAGCTCGTCGAGACGGTGGACGCGCGCCGTGAGGAGCGCAAGGTCCAGCGGGCGAAGCAGTCCGACGAGGCGCGGCACTCCAAGGAGGCGCTGGTCGTCGAGGCGGAGGAGCTGGCGCAGAGCGACCAGTGGCGGGCGGCCGGTGAGCGGCTGCGCTCCCTGGTGGACACCTGGAAGGGGCTGCCGCGACTCGACCGCAAGTCGGACGACGAGCTGTGGCACCGCTTCTCGCACGCGCGCTCGGCGTTCTCCAAGCGCCGCAAGGCGCACTTCGCCTCGCTGGACGCGCAGCGCGAGGACGCCCGCAAGACCAAGGAGAAGCTGGTCGCGGAGGCCGAGTCGCTGTCCTCCTCGTCGGACTGGGGTCCGACGGCGGCGCGCTACCGCGAGCTGATGGCGGACTGGAAGGCCGCGGGCCGTGCCCAGCGTGAGCACGAGGACGACCTGTGGAACCGCTTCCGCGGCGCCCAGGACGTGTTCTTCGCGGCGCGCGGTTCGGTCTTCGCCGAGCGGGACGCGGAGCAGTCGGAGAACCTGAAGCTCAAGGAGGAGCTGGCCGAGGAGGCCGAGAAGCTCGTCCCGGTGCAGGATCTCAAGGCCGCCCGGGCCGCCTTCCGCTCGATCAACGAGCGCTGGGAGGCCATCGGCCATGTGCCGCGCGACGCCCGTCCGAAGGTCGAGGGCCGGATGCACGCGGTGGAGCGGGCCCTGCAGGAGTCCGAGGAGGCCGAGTGGCGCCGGACCAACCCGGAGGCACGCGCGCGTGCCGAGGGGCTGACCGGTCAGCTGCAGGCCGCCGTGGACAAGCTCCAGGGGCAGATCGAGGCGGCGCGCTCCGCGGGCAACGCGTCGAAGGCGGACAAGCTGCAGCGCGAGCTCGACGGCCGTCAGGCCCTGCTGGACCAGGCGCTGAAGGGGCTGCAGGAGTTCGGCGGCTGA